A portion of the Gorilla gorilla gorilla isolate KB3781 chromosome X, NHGRI_mGorGor1-v2.1_pri, whole genome shotgun sequence genome contains these proteins:
- the ZNF449 gene encoding zinc finger protein 449, whose translation MAVALGCAIQASLNQGSVFQEYDTDCEVFRQRFRQFQYREAAGPHEAFNKLWELCCQWLKPKMRSKEQILELLVLEQFLTILPTEIETWVREHCPENRERVVSLIEDLQRELEIPEQQVDMHDMLLEELAPVGTAHIPPTMHLESPALQVMGPAQEAPVTEAWIPQAGPPELNYGATGECQNFLDPGYPLPKLDMNFSLENREEPWVKELQDSKEMKQLLDSKIGFEIGIENEEDTSKQKKMETMYPFIVTLEGNALQGPILQKDYVQLENQWETPPEDLQTDLAKLVDQQNPTLGETPENSNLEEPLNPKPHKKKSPGEKPHRCPQCGKCFARKSQLTGHQRIHSGEEPHKCPECGKRFLRSSDLYRHQRLHTGERPYECTVCKKRFTRRSHLIGHQRTHSEEETYKCLECGKSFCHGSSLKRHLKTHTGEKPHRCHNCGKSFSRLTALTLHQRTHTEERPFKCNYCGKSFRQRPSLVIHLRIHTGEKPYKCTHCSKSFRQRAGLIMHQVTHFRGLI comes from the exons ATGGCTGTGGCCCTGGGTTGTGCAATCCAGGCATCCTTGAATCAAGGCTCTGTGTTTCAAGAATATGATACTGACTGTGAAGTTTTCCGTCAGCGCTTCAGGCAGTTCCAGTACAGAGAAGCAGCTGGGCCTCATGAAGCATTTAACAAACTCTGGGAGCTTTGCTGTCAATGGCTGAAGCCAAAGATGCGCTCTAAGGAACAAATCCTGGAGCTGCTAGTGTTGGAGCAATTCCTAACTATCCTGCCCACAGAGATAGAGACCTGGGTGAGGGAGCACTGCCCAGAGAATAGAGAAAGAGTTGTGTCACTGATAGAAGACTTACAGAGAGAACTTGAGATACCAGAGCAGCAG GTTGATATGCATGATATGCTCTTGGAAGAACTGGCACCAGTGGGAACGGCACACATACCACCAACCATGCACCTAGAGTCACCTGCTCTCCAGGTAATGGGACCTGCCCAGGAGGCCCCAGTAACAGAGGCATGGATCCCACAGGCAGGGCCACCGGAGCTGAACTATGGTGCTACTGGAGAATGTCAGAACTTTCTGGACCCTG GATATCCATTACCAAAACTTGACATGAACTTCTCATTGGAGAATAGAGAAGAGCCATGGGTGAAGGAATTACAGGATtctaaagaaatgaaacaattacTTGATTCCAAGATAG GTTTTGAGATCGggatagaaaatgaagaagatacttcaaaacagaaaaaaatggagactATGTATCCATTTATTGTAACTTTAGAGGGGAATGCTCTCCAGGGTCCCATTTTGCAAAAAGACTATGTACAGTTAGAAAATCAATGGGAAACCCCCCCAGAGGATTTACAGACAGATTTAGCAAAACTGGTAGATCAGCAGAACCCCACTCTGGGAGAGACACCTGAGAACTCCAACTTGGAAGAACCTCTCAACCCTAAACCCCACAAGAAAAAGAGTCCAGGAGAGAAACCTCACCGATGTCCTCAGTGTGGAAAATGTTTTGCTCGGAAGTCACAACTTACTGGGCATCAGAGAATTCATTCAGGAGAAGAACCTCACAAATGCCCTGAATGTGGGAAAAGATTCCTTCGTAGTTCAGACCTTTATAGACACCAACGACTTCATACAGGGGAGAGACCCTATGAATGCACTGTATGTAAAAAGCGATTCACTCGGCGGTCACATCTTATAGGGCACCAGAGAACCCATTCTGAAGAAGAAACATATAAATGTCTTGAGTGTGGGAAAAGTTTTTGTCATGGATCAAGTCTTAAAAGACATCTGAAAACTCATACAGGTGAAAAACCTCATAGATGTCATAATTGTGGGAAAAGTTTTAGTCGACTGACAGCTCTTACTTTGCACCAGAGAACACATACTGAAGAGAGAccttttaaatgtaattattgtGGGAAAAGTTTTAGACAGAGACCAAGCCTCGTTATTCATTTAAGAATCCACACAGGGGAGAAGCCATACAAGTGTACTCATTGTTCTAAAAGCTTCAGACAGAGAGCCGGCCTTATTATGCACCAGGTCACTCACTTTAGAGGACTTATTTAA